In 'Nostoc azollae' 0708, the following are encoded in one genomic region:
- a CDS encoding bifunctional pantoate--beta-alanine ligase/(d)CMP kinase has translation MRLLTTVAALRCYLNQRRWESNLKLSDELLFDDNTTWYPAEIGLVPTMGGLHQGHLSLIEKARQENSTVIVSIFVNPLQFGPQEDYQRYPRTLEQDQELCVQAGVDAIFAPTPEEMGIPQKNIQETQVTQVIPPSGMISTLCGRYRPGHFQGVATIVTKLFNLVQPDRAYFGQKDGQQLAIIKRLVADLNLPVEIVACPTVREASGLALSSRNQYLSATEKEQATVLYKGLQQAEAAFRAGDRNSSQLMALVWQEIANISTIYVEYIELVEPNTLMFLAKVEEEGMLAIAARLGSTRLIDNTILCDVYDGLRQPIIAIDGPAGAGKSTVARQVATQLGLVYLDTGAMYRAITWLVLQKGIAIDDECAVAQLATQCKIELTPSHNLEIPVRVWINDTDVTQEIRTIEVTSQVSAIAAQSAVRKALVKQQQSWGKRGGLVAEGRDIGTHVFPDAEVKIFLTASVGERARRRQQDFTKQGQPEVSLEQLERDIAERDYKDSTRKISPLQKAADAVEVETDGLSPSEVAMQIVNYYQKCVSQL, from the coding sequence GTGCGCCTGCTGACTACAGTTGCAGCTTTACGCTGTTATTTAAATCAACGTCGTTGGGAGAGCAATCTCAAGCTTTCAGACGAGTTATTATTTGACGATAACACTACTTGGTATCCCGCAGAGATTGGTCTAGTACCGACTATGGGAGGGTTACATCAAGGTCATCTTAGTCTGATTGAAAAGGCTAGGCAAGAGAATTCTACGGTGATTGTGAGTATTTTTGTCAATCCTCTGCAATTTGGACCGCAGGAGGATTATCAACGCTATCCCCGGACTCTAGAGCAGGATCAGGAATTGTGTGTACAAGCTGGAGTTGATGCGATTTTTGCCCCTACTCCGGAAGAAATGGGAATTCCTCAGAAGAATATACAAGAAACTCAAGTTACACAAGTAATCCCTCCATCTGGTATGATAAGTACCTTGTGTGGTAGATATCGGCCGGGTCATTTTCAAGGTGTGGCGACAATTGTCACCAAGCTTTTCAATTTGGTACAGCCTGACCGAGCCTACTTTGGTCAAAAAGATGGCCAGCAACTGGCAATTATTAAGCGTCTGGTGGCTGATTTAAATTTGCCAGTTGAGATTGTTGCTTGTCCAACGGTGCGGGAAGCGTCTGGCTTGGCTTTGAGTTCTCGTAATCAATATTTGAGTGCAACAGAAAAAGAGCAGGCAACAGTGTTATATAAAGGCTTGCAGCAAGCTGAAGCGGCGTTCCGTGCTGGCGATCGCAATAGCAGCCAGCTGATGGCATTGGTGTGGCAAGAAATCGCAAATATCAGCACTATCTATGTTGAATATATTGAATTGGTGGAACCAAATACATTGATGTTTTTAGCAAAAGTTGAGGAGGAAGGAATGCTGGCGATCGCAGCCCGTCTTGGTTCTACACGGTTAATTGATAATACCATTTTGTGCGATGTCTACGACGGGCTACGCCAACCTATCATCGCTATTGATGGGCCAGCTGGTGCTGGTAAATCTACGGTAGCTCGCCAAGTGGCAACCCAGTTAGGTTTAGTGTACTTAGATACCGGTGCTATGTACCGTGCAATCACCTGGCTGGTGCTGCAAAAAGGCATTGCTATTGATGATGAATGTGCGGTCGCTCAATTAGCCACTCAGTGTAAAATCGAACTTACTCCCAGTCATAATCTGGAAATTCCTGTGCGAGTGTGGATTAATGATACAGATGTGACTCAAGAAATTCGCACCATTGAGGTAACATCACAAGTATCTGCGATCGCTGCTCAAAGTGCAGTCCGCAAAGCACTGGTAAAACAACAGCAAAGCTGGGGTAAACGAGGTGGTTTAGTAGCTGAAGGAAGGGACATTGGTACTCATGTTTTCCCTGATGCAGAAGTCAAAATCTTCTTAACTGCTTCTGTTGGGGAACGTGCACGCCGTCGTCAGCAAGACTTTACAAAACAAGGTCAACCTGAAGTGAGTTTAGAGCAACTTGAACGGGATATTGCAGAACGCGACTACAAAGATAGCACTCGCAAAATTTCTCCCTTGCAAAAAGCAGCAGATGCGGTAGAAGTTGAAACCGATGGACTTAGCCCCTCTGAAGTAGCAATGCAAATTGTTAATTATTACCAAAAGTGTGTATCTCAGTTGTAA
- a CDS encoding septal ring lytic transglycosylase RlpA family protein gives MNQRHLWTIVALSVAISGLPSVGRTQTAKDNPPVSQASVMADAVKVGEYQSPEQKPTLDAVKTEIHPHSVEGNQAATLYIRDIPVLTFLSSTPVANTDTKMAAIGKAGGVNSYALVASNSPKAPSMGNIMDLGKSFSPIANDPVQRASVVASRINQLIRENADASQITVSWKTEEKSSVNNKAQDKGSSVIQQLDRYTIKIDGKELVEVNEGTRLADTTRNLAQDALQATNRLRRLIGNAYPISEIANLPASTSGSITKLPQQIAIGGVKINFKGMASWYGYDWSGNKTASGERFNPEAMTAAHRSLPLGTKVRVINTRNGRSVVVRINDRGPYIGGRIIDLSAGAARLLGIIGSGIAPVRLEVLGR, from the coding sequence ATGAATCAAAGACATTTGTGGACTATTGTCGCCCTGTCTGTGGCTATTTCAGGTTTACCTTCAGTGGGTCGTACTCAAACCGCTAAGGACAACCCTCCCGTTTCCCAAGCATCTGTTATGGCTGATGCAGTGAAAGTAGGAGAGTATCAATCCCCTGAACAGAAACCTACCTTGGATGCTGTGAAGACAGAGATTCATCCTCACAGCGTTGAAGGCAATCAGGCCGCAACCCTTTACATCCGGGATATTCCCGTTCTCACTTTTCTGAGTTCTACCCCAGTTGCTAACACAGATACAAAAATGGCAGCAATTGGAAAAGCTGGAGGCGTAAATTCTTATGCCCTTGTTGCTAGTAATTCACCAAAGGCCCCAAGCATGGGAAATATCATGGATCTGGGCAAATCTTTCAGCCCCATTGCCAATGATCCAGTTCAAAGAGCCAGCGTAGTAGCGTCTAGAATTAATCAGCTGATTCGCGAAAACGCAGACGCAAGCCAAATTACCGTCAGCTGGAAAACAGAGGAAAAATCTTCAGTTAACAATAAAGCCCAAGATAAAGGCTCCTCTGTTATACAGCAATTAGATCGCTACACCATCAAAATTGACGGTAAAGAATTGGTGGAAGTCAATGAAGGTACGCGATTAGCAGATACTACCAGAAATCTTGCCCAAGATGCCCTGCAAGCAACTAATCGTCTGCGGAGACTGATAGGTAATGCATATCCCATCAGCGAAATTGCTAATTTACCAGCAAGTACATCAGGATCAATAACAAAGCTACCCCAACAGATTGCGATTGGTGGAGTAAAAATTAACTTCAAAGGCATGGCTTCTTGGTATGGCTATGATTGGTCTGGTAATAAAACTGCCAGTGGTGAGAGATTCAATCCCGAAGCAATGACAGCAGCCCATCGCAGTCTACCTCTGGGTACAAAGGTGCGTGTTATTAACACCCGTAATGGTCGCTCGGTAGTTGTGCGAATTAATGACCGAGGTCCATACATTGGTGGTCGAATTATTGATCTTTCTGCTGGTGCAGCACGACTTTTAGGGATTATTGGCAGTGGTATTGCGCCAGTGCGGCTTGAGGTGTTGGGAAGATAA
- a CDS encoding IS110 family transposase, whose product MPTQAWYTQFKEENIRSFACFTGDLYAMAEWLKQYGVETVAMESTGVYWIPVFQILESRGFDVKLVNAHYVKTVPGRKTDVLDCQWLQQLHTYGLLSGSFRPEDQICKLRSYIRQRDNLIKSDSIHVQRMQKALI is encoded by the coding sequence TTGCCCACCCAGGCATGGTACACCCAATTTAAAGAGGAAAATATACGCAGTTTTGCTTGTTTTACTGGCGACCTCTATGCAATGGCAGAATGGTTAAAGCAGTACGGTGTTGAGACCGTGGCAATGGAATCTACAGGGGTTTATTGGATACCTGTATTCCAGATTTTGGAGAGTCGTGGTTTTGACGTTAAACTCGTCAATGCTCACTATGTTAAAACTGTACCGGGTCGCAAAACCGATGTATTAGATTGTCAGTGGCTACAACAATTACATACTTACGGTTTACTGTCCGGCTCATTCCGTCCCGAAGACCAAATATGTAAGCTTCGCAGTTACATACGTCAAAGGGATAATCTGATTAAAAGTGACTCCATCCATGTACAGAGGATGCAAAAAGCGTTAATATAG
- a CDS encoding transposase has translation MASFTDKVDVEKKPLAKPKRRGKKQPGNAPQFDLRTHLYRISGVDFTAVDGLGALTVLVLLSEVSLDPKRFKSVKHFTSWLGLCPGSRVTGGKVKSSKTRPIASRSATAFRMAAQTLCRSHSALGAYYRRMQSRMGALQAITATAHKLARIFYRLWTSGEHYTDPGIDAYEQQYRDRILKNLKIKAQAFGLELIPISDSTQCVS, from the coding sequence TTGGCTTCATTTACTGATAAAGTTGATGTTGAAAAAAAGCCTTTAGCTAAACCCAAGCGTCGGGGGAAAAAGCAACCAGGTAATGCACCACAGTTTGATTTACGTACACATTTATATCGCATCAGTGGTGTAGATTTTACTGCTGTTGATGGTTTGGGTGCTTTAACTGTACTGGTACTGCTTTCTGAAGTTAGTTTAGATCCAAAACGCTTCAAGAGTGTTAAGCACTTTACCTCTTGGTTAGGCCTATGTCCTGGTAGTCGTGTTACTGGCGGTAAAGTTAAAAGTTCCAAAACTCGCCCTATTGCCAGTCGCAGCGCGACTGCTTTTCGCATGGCGGCACAAACTCTATGTCGCAGTCATTCTGCTTTGGGTGCATATTACCGTCGTATGCAATCACGAATGGGCGCTCTCCAGGCCATTACTGCTACCGCTCATAAATTGGCACGTATTTTTTATCGCCTTTGGACATCTGGCGAACACTATACTGACCCTGGTATTGATGCTTACGAACAACAGTATCGAGACCGGATACTTAAAAACCTGAAGATAAAAGCTCAAGCTTTTGGCTTAGAACTCATCCCTATTTCTGACTCAACGCAATGTGTTTCTTAG
- a CDS encoding sensor histidine kinase: MTHELRTPLNAILGFTRLMQGDQTINTEQQENLDIIIASGEHLLSLIKDVLEMSKIEGSRRNHI; encoded by the coding sequence ATGACTCATGAATTGCGAACACCCCTGAACGCCATTTTGGGATTTACTCGACTAATGCAGGGAGATCAGACTATCAACACTGAACAACAAGAGAATTTAGATATTATTATTGCCAGTGGTGAACACTTACTGTCTTTAATTAAAGATGTTTTAGAGATGTCAAAAATTGAAGGAAGCAGGAGAAATCACATTTAA